The following proteins are co-located in the Camelina sativa cultivar DH55 chromosome 12, Cs, whole genome shotgun sequence genome:
- the LOC104730070 gene encoding homeobox protein knotted-1-like 5, whose amino-acid sequence MSFNNSSHLLPPQEDLPLRHFSDQSHQPPPPQQHQRHFSETPSLVTASFLNHPSTLATTESDLAPPHRNGDNSASDANPRWLSFHTEIQNAGEVRSEVVDGVNADGETILGVVGGEDWRSASYKAAILRHPMYEQLLAAHVACLRVATPVDQIPRIDAQLSQLHTVAEKYSTLGVVVDNKELDHFMSHYVVLLCSFKEQLQHHVCVHAMEAITACWEIEQSLQSLTGVSPSESNGKTMSDDEDDNQVDSEVNMFDGSLDGSDCLMGFGPLVPTERERSLMERVKKELKHELKQGFKEKIVDIREEIMRKRRAGKLPGDTTSVLKEWWRTHSKWPYPTEEDKAKLVQETGLQLKQINNWFINQRKRNWNSNTSTSSTLSKNKRKRTDKS is encoded by the exons ATGTCGTTTAACAACAGCTCTCACCTCCTTCCTCCACAAGAAGACCTTCCTCTCCGACACTTCTCCGACCAATCACACCAACCTCCTCCGCCGCAGCAGCATCAGCGTCACTTCTCCGAAACACCTTCGCTTGTCACCGCCAGTTTCCTCAACCACCCTTCCACCTTAGCCACGACGGAGTCCGATCTCGCTCCTCCGCACCGCAACGGAGACAATTCCGCTTCTGATGCTAACCCACGGTGGCTCTCTTTTCATACGGAGATCCAAAACGCCGGAGAAGTCCGTTCTGAAGTTGTCGATGGGGTCAACGCCGACGGTGAAACTATACTCGGTGTTGTTGGAGGTGAAGATTGGCGGAGCGCTAGCTATAAGGCTGCGATTTTGAGACACCCGATGTATGAGCAGCTTCTTGCCGCTCATGTGGCTTGCCTTAGGGTTGCTACTCCCGTTGACCAGATTCCGAGGATCGATGCTCAGCTCAGTCAGTTGCATACTGTTGCTGAGAAGTACTCCACTCTTGGTGTGGTTGTGGACAACAAGGAACTTGATCATTTTATg TCACATTATGTTGTGTTGTTATGTTCATTCAAAGAACAACTCCAGCACCACGTTTGTGTCCATGCAATGGAAGCTATTACTGCTTGTTGGGAGATCGAACAATCACTTCAATCCCTAACTG GAGTTTCTCCAAGTGAAAGTAATGGCAAGACAATGtcggatgatgaagatgataatcaAGTAGATAGCGAGGTCAACATGTTTGATGGAAGTTTGGACGGTTCAGATTGCTTGATGGGGTTTGGTCCTCTTGTTCCTACCGAACGAGAGAGATCCTTGATGGAACGTGTGAAGAAAGAACTGAAGCATGAGCTTAAACAG GGTTTCAAAGAGAAGATTGTGGACATAAGAGAAGAGAtaatgaggaagagaagagcGGGGAAGCTGCCGGGAGATACAACTTCTGTACTCAAAGAGTGGTGGCGTACTCACTCGAAATGGCCATACCCAACA GAGGAAGATAAGGCAAAACTGGTACAAGAAACCGGTTTGCAgttgaaacaaatcaacaattgGTTCATCAACCAGAGGAAAAGAAACTGGAACAGTAATACTTCAACATCATCTACTCTCTCCAAGAACAAACGCAAACG GACCGACAAGTCGTAG
- the LOC104730067 gene encoding LOW QUALITY PROTEIN: uncharacterized protein LOC104730067 (The sequence of the model RefSeq protein was modified relative to this genomic sequence to represent the inferred CDS: substituted 1 base at 1 genomic stop codon), whose product MALALKYFVVFLLLSMVSQVTHRTVPLQLQTAPDRNGKDRKRNRRTTGVESVGNQHVQLSSEARDSDLRRVCSGEACGAMATALTRIDMSSDXRGSFASWCLRSVHLRRRALHLQTRRFRRRPKLQVISF is encoded by the exons ATGGCGCTTGCTcttaaatattttgttgtttttcttcttctctctatggTCTCTCAAG TAACCCACAGGACTGTGCCGCTGCAGTTACAAACAGCTCCAGATCGGAACGGTAAGGACCGGAAGAGAAATCGCCGGACAACCGGAGTGGAGAGTGTCGGTAATCAACACGTGCAATTGTCTTCAGAAGCACGTGACTCTGACTTGCGCAGGGTTTGCTCCGGTGAAGCTTGTGGAGCCATGGCTACTGCTCTCACGCGGATTGACATGTCTTCTGATTAAAGGGGAAGCTTTGCCAGCTGGTGCCTCCGCTCAGTTCACTTACGCCGGCGAGCCTTACATCTTCAGACCCGTCGGTTCCGCCGTCGACCCAAGTTGCAAGTGATAAGCTTCTAA
- the LOC104730064 gene encoding uncharacterized protein LOC104730064, whose protein sequence is MATKACKFLCLVLFFAFVTQAYGEDAGDFYSLKSLSVKQSKTGKMVKNKPEWEVKVMNSSPCFFVTTTMSCVGFQSVTPIPDSVVSKSGDTCLLSRGSAIHDFSFKYVWDTSFDLKILSGSIACS, encoded by the exons ATGGCAACAAAGGCTTGCAAATTCCTTTGCCTCgttctcttctttgcttttgtcACCCAAG CGTATGGGGAGGACGCTGGTGATTTTTATTCTCTCAAGAGCCTTTCGGTGAAACAATCGAAGACCGGAAAAATGGTAAAGAACAAACCGGAGTGGGAAGTGAAAGTGATGAATTCGTCTCCCTGCTTTTTCGTTACCACAACGATGTCATGTGTCGGTTTCCAATCGGTCACTCCCATCCCCGATTCCGTGGTATCCAAATCCGGTGATACCTGTCTCCTTAGCAGAGGCTCGGCGATCCATGACTTCAGTTTCAAGTACGTATGGGACACAAGCTTCGACCTCAAGATCCTCTCCGGCAGCATCGCTTGCTCTTGA
- the LOC104730069 gene encoding calcium uptake protein 1 homolog, mitochondrial — protein MPALSHYRSVVSSLPSVDRPFLIIQRLRIHGSSSSLPESSPSSSSSALLPVADPLKRIVSSGSLAKWISGITAGSALGFLYWSSSSDSGGTSNLFSFADSSSSPSSVCGVKVGDLKPRSFIPKLSLPGYSSGFIFGDAFRRKIFFNYEKRLRLQSPPEKVFEYFASVRTEEGEILMKPADLMRAIVPVFPPSESHLVREGYLTGERNPGELRCSPSEFFMLFDVDNDGLISFKEYIFFVTLLSIPESSFAVAFKMFDTDNNGEVDKEEFKTVMSLMRSQHRQGVGHRDGRRTILHMTGSVEDGGLVEYFFGKDGSQKLKHDKFIKFMKDLTEEMLRLEFAHYDYKRRGSISAKDFALSMVAAADANHLGKLLDRVDGLSEHPRLRDMRISLKEFKQFDELRSKLGPFSLALFAYGKANGLLTMKDFKRAASQVCGITLSDNVIEIAFHVFDSNRDGSLSVDEFLRVLHRRERDVAQPIAKGLSRYFSDGWNGSKNCS, from the exons ATGCCCGCCTTATCTCACTACAGATCAGTAGTATCATCTCTACCGTCCGTTGACCGACCTTTCCTTATCATCCAACGACTCAGGATCCACGGTAGCTCCTCTTCCTTGCCGGAATcttctccctcctcctcctcctcggctCTTCTTCCCGTCGCCGATCCTTTGAAGCGCATCGTATCTAGCGGATCTCTCGCTAAATGGATCTCCGGGATTACAGCTGGCTCCGCCTTAGGGTTTCTGTATTGGTCCTCCTCCTCTGATTCTGGTGGCACTAGTAATTTATTCTCCTTCGCTGATAGTTCATCATCGCCTTCTTCTGTTTGTGGAGTTAAAGTCGGCGATCTCAAACCTAGATCCTTTATTCCCAAATTGTCTTTGCCTGGTTACAGCTCTGGATTCATCTTCGGAG ATGCGTTTAGAAGGAAGATCTTCTTTAATTACGAGAAACGTTTGAGATTGCAAAGTCCTCCTGAAAAG GTTTTCGAGTACTTTGCATCGGTTCGGACAGAGGAAGGAGAAATACTAATGAAGCCGGCAGATTTGATGAGGGCAATAGTGCCGGTGTTTCCTCCATCAGAGTCTCATCTCGTAAGAGAAGGTTATCTGACTGGCGAAAGAAATCCCGGTGAACTTAGATGCTCTCCTTCCGAGTTCTTCATGCTTTTTGATGTTGATAATGATGGTCTTATCTCCTTCAAAGA GTATATATTCTTTGTGACATTACTCAGCATTCCTGAATCAAGCTTTGCCGTCGCtttcaaaatgtttgatacTGACAACAACGG GGAGGTTGACAAGGAAGAGTTTAAGACAGTGATGAGTCTGATGCGATCTCAACATAGGCAAGGAGTTGGTCACAGAGATGGCCGCCGAACTATATTACATATGACCGGCTCTGTTGAGGATGGAGGCTTGGTAGAATACTTCTTTGGAAAAGATGGCAGTCAGAAACTGAAACACGATAAGTTCATCAAGTTTATGAAGGATTTAACTGAAGAG ATGCTGAGGCTGGAGTTTGCACATTATGACTATAAACGAAGAGGAAGTATATCAGCCAAAGATTTTGCATTGTCTATGGTGGCAGCGGCTGATGCAAACCATTTGGGCAAGCTGCTTGATCGAGTTGATGGTCTGAGCGAGCACCCGCGCCTCAGGGACATGCGTATCTCACTAAAGGAATTCAAACAGTTTGATGAGCTACGCAGTAAACTTGGACCATTTTCTCTAGCTCTTTTTGCTTATGGCAAAGCCAATGGCTTACTTACAATGAAGGACTTCAAACGAGCTGCTTCTCAGGTTTGTGGGATAACTCTGTCGGACAATGTGATAGAGATTGCGTTTCATGTGTTTGATTCGAATCGAGATGGGAGTTTGAGTGTGGATGAGTTTTTGCGGGTTCTGCatcgaagagagagagacgtggcACAGCCGATTGCCAAGGGACTGTCACGGTACTTCTCTGATGGATGGAATGGTTCTAAGAACTGTTCCTGA
- the LOC104730063 gene encoding uncharacterized protein LOC104730063, producing MASNACKLLCLVLVFAFINQGYGDCHLNYLSVKQTKTGKMIENKPEWEVRVRNPCIRCKFQYAKLSCVGFKSVTPVPTSSLSKSGDICLLNAGNFIFPHVDFVFKYVWDTSFDLKVIDGVIVCP from the exons ATGGCATCAAACGCTTGCAAACTCCTTTGCCTTGTTCTAGTCTTCGCATTCATCAACCaag GGTATGGAGACTGTCATCTAAATTACCTATCAGTGAAACAAACGAAGACCGGAAAAATGATTGAGAACAAACCGGAGTGGGAAGTGAGAGTAAGGAACCCTTGTATTAGGTGCAAATTCCAGTACGCAAAGTTGTCATGTGTCGGTTTCAAATCGGTCACACCCGTCCCTACCTCGTCGTTGTCGAAATCAGGCGACATTTGTCTCCTCAACGCCGGTAATTTCATCTTCCCGCACGTGGACTTCGTTTTCAAATACGTATGGGACACCAGCTTCGACCTCAAGGTCATCGACGGCGTCATCGTTTGCccttaa
- the LOC104730066 gene encoding uncharacterized protein LOC104730066, which translates to MVFARKCFVVFLVLSMFSQGLCLCTFGLLRIGAVRTGREIAGQPEWKVTVTNTCNCLQKQVTLSCEGFAPAKPVKPWLLKPQGNTCLLIKGAALPAGATAEFAYAGQPYIFRPVGSTVDPSCMN; encoded by the exons ATGGTATTTGCCCgtaaatgttttgttgtttttctcgTTCTCTCTATGTTCTCTCAAG GACTGTGCCTCTGCACTTTCGGTTTGCTCCGGATCGGAGCGGTGAGAACCGGAAGAGAAATCGCTGGACAACCGGAATGGAAAGTGACGGTAACCAACACGTGTAATTGTCTTCAGAAGCAGGTGACACTGTCTTGCGAAGGGTTTGCTCCTGCGAAGCCTGTCAAGCCATGGCTGCTTAAGCCACAAGGAAACACGTGTCTTCTGATTAAAGGAGCAGCTTTGCCAGCTGGCGCAACCGCTGAGTTCGCTTACGCCGGCCAGCCTTACATCTTCAGACCCGTTGGTTCCACGGTCGACCCAAGTTGCATGAACTGA
- the LOC104730071 gene encoding neurochondrin, producing the protein MEAPQEERSPSLDDCLKLLKGERDEQRLAGLLLVTKFCKSDDVVSLKKVYEAVGTHFLDRLLRTGSGSGDNRDVYLQLSLTVLAAFCRVPEIASSEEMVSRIPLILEIMSKRITTNVLEDCYEILYLVSTACEAGVMTLTNSGGLRVIAPQMSDLPDGSHAMEVAIKILQLLVSQLSGESMNIERFLELSLVVAAVSRQFAVLHNALKFEALHLLSAVFSSEYSALLHDPLRSMPDNNWADYMRTGVVAILQNRVAPCEKLHALILAENMMSILGENWLIGQVKLPNVDLPADRCLLLVLESSHVEISVLLNDLAYKKYEAPKDNSTVEDILLKQRYLPIVFSLVEKIIKHISSVGENEGTLTDEAVFQKVIKILNETVGVVLEYLKDAKEHGIKKGNDLLASVRVTGSYLAETPVACKEQVQDLLDYMLSVEGEDESSPFLSICFLLPLLCQITMNAEGCKLLASSRGYIAVVECLIKLIERCGESTTDEDGSIFLACDTIMNILLKREQISLRPEISTFSRLLKALADWADRTNDPSVVMMAASICSLIFDFTSEEALLKQPNFNGSSLDSLAKLIARSLSSWGNDTSDTADLLEIVTAGYSRWTGRFPSIKKHCR; encoded by the exons ATGGAAGCACCACAGGAGGAACGGTCTCCGTCGCTTGACGATTGCCTTAAGCTATTGAAAGGGGAGAGGGACGAGCAGAGGCTCGCCGGTTTACTTCTCGTCACTAAATTTTGCAAGAGCGATGACGTCGTTTCCCTCAAGAAGGTCTACGAAGCCGTCGGTACTCATTTTCTCGACCGTCTTCTCCGCACCG GTAGTGGTAGTGGTGATAATCGTGATGTGTATCTGCAGCTATCTCTTACTGTTCTTGCTGCATTCTGCCGTGTTCCCGAGATAGCTTCTTCAGAAGAGATGGTCTCCAGaattcctctaattcttgaAATTATGTCGAAACG aATAACTACAAACGTTCTCGAAGATTGTTATGAGATTCTGTATTTGGTGTCCACGGCTTGTGAAGCTGGTGTTATGACTTTGACAAACTCTGGAGGATTGAGAGTGATTGCTCCCCAGATGTCTGATCTACCTGATG GCTCGCATGCCATGGAGGTTGCTATAAAGATTCTACAGTTATTGGTTAGTCAGCTTTCTGGTGAGAGCATGAATATTGAACGCTTCTTAGAACTGTCTTTGGTG GTTGCTGCTGTCTCACGGCAGTTTGCGGTGTTGCATAATGCCCTGAAGTTTGAAGCACTCCATCTACTGTCTGCAGTCTTCTCGTCAGAGTATTCT GCACTTCTTCACGACCCTCTTCGTTCCATGCCAGACAACAATTGGGCAGACTATATGCGCACGGGTGTTGTGGCAATTCTGCAGAACCGTGTGG CACCTTGCGAAAAGCTTCATGCGTTGATTCTGGCTGAGAATATGATGTCAATATTGGGTGAAAATTGGCTTATCGGTCAGGTAAAATTACCCAATGTTGATCTTCCAGCTGATAG GTGTCTCCTGCTGGTATTAGAGTCATCACATGTTGAGATTTCCGTTTTGTTAAATGATCTCGCTTACAAGAAGTATGAAGCTCCTAAGGATAATTCAACTGTTGAAGACATTCTTTTGAAGCAACGGTATCTGCCAATCGTGTTTTCTTTGGTAGAAAAGATCATCAAACATATATCATCTGTTGGTGAAAATGAAG GGACTTTAACTGATGAAGCTGTCTTCCAAAAAGTGATTAAAATACTTAATGAAACAGTGGGAGTGGTGCTCGAGTATCTGAAAGATGCAAAG GAACATGGAATTAAGAAAGGAAATGATCTTCTTGCATCTGTGCGAGTGACTGGAAG CTATCTTGCCGAAACTCCGGTTGCATGCAAAGAGCAGGTCCAAGATCTTCTGGATTATATGCTTTCAGTGGAGGGAGAAGATGAGTCCAG TCCGTTTTTGTCCATATGCTTCCTGCTCCCATTGCTTTGCCAAATAACAATGAATGCAGAAGGATGTAAACTCTTGGCTTCCTCAAGAGGCTATATAGCT GTTGTGGAATGCCTAATAAAACTGATCGAGCGCTGTGGTGAGAGTACTACTGATGAAGATGGTAGCATATTCTTGGCTTGTGATACAATCATGAATATTCTTTTGAAG AGGGAACAAATAAGCTTGAGGCCGGAAATTTCTACATTTTCCAGACTACTGAAAGCTTTGGCAGATTGGGCAG ATCGTACAAATGACCCATCGGTGGTGATGATGGCTGCAAGCATCTGCTCTCTGATCTTCGATTTCACATCAGAAGAGGCTTTACTCAAGCAACCTAATTTCAACGGTAGCTCCTTGGATAGTTTGGCCAAGCTCATAGCAAGAAGCTTATCCTCATGGGGCAATGATACGTCTGACACTGCCGATCTTCTTGAAATCGTAACAGCAG GATACTCTCGATGGACAGGTCGATTCCCAAGCATAAAGAAACATTGCCGTTGA
- the LOC104730073 gene encoding uncharacterized protein LOC104730073 translates to MGVAVLNPQDCLKDPFSHMRYHHPRNPSACPNRQKKPVSNNNRTRRSPPPRNQSTRSPSPPVAPPLPPPRAAVSAFVPKGTVKKSPKNTVAVSQVRILKRGEEIPVKVPDLAVVKTDLVVEKSDLGSTRRIGPDPGLIPSQIRLSGRKSKTAPFYAGPVTMTSPPPSDVPLPAFFSKKSVSVFQAADATNDLIRMLRLDIA, encoded by the coding sequence ATGGGCGTCGCAGTTCTCAACCCACAAGATTGTTTGAAAGATCCGTTCTCCCACATGAGATATCATCATCCCCGTAACCCTAGCGCGTGTCCCAACAGGCAGAAAAAGCCCGTTTCTAACAACAACCGTACGCGCCGGAGTCCTCCTCCTCGTAACCAATCGACCagatctccttctcctcctgtaGCGCcgcctcttcctcctccacgCGCGGCTGTATCTGCTTTCGTTCCAAAAGGAACGGTTAAGAAGAGTCCCAAAAACACCGTCGCTGTCTCTCAGGTGAGAATCTTGAAGCGCGGCGAAGAGATTCCGGTCAAGGTTCCAGATCTGGCTGTTGTGAAGACAGATCTGGTTGTTGAGAAGTCAGATCTGGGATCTACTCGTCGGATTGGACCCGATCCGGGTTTGATTCCGAGTCAGATCCGTTTATCTGGCCGCAAATCGAAAACGGCACCGTTTTACGCCGGTCCGGTCACCATGACCTCGCCGCCTCCAAGCGATGTACCGCTTCCAGCTTTTTTCTCGAAGAAGAGCGTCTCTGTGTTCCAAGCCGCCGATGCAACCAATGATCTGATCAGGATGCTTCGTCTTGACATCGCTTGA
- the LOC104733183 gene encoding uncharacterized protein LOC104733183 yields the protein MKKTASASAKIPVKDDWVKTAMTDDEMVVELLLRLKHAGTDKPATNLPPLRWGNRQRRSRSSRFAGGGGGVVTVSMKKDVDSVRASPKTPLSWSGGSGSRGGSGSRGGSASPSADGFEDTSRQASCSTSTGSGSKVFPTNEITSSFSRRLKKKRSSSELKNEENLKLKERLDLEKEIASLRATFNEQNVRNQRLKRIKLDLSSGRVKNETRVDIIHKPQPVPKSCRVEGDSENQGSVFFLPDLNMVPSEEEILYGTS from the exons ATGAAGAAGACTGCGTCGGCATCAGCTAAGATTCCGGTGAAAGATGACTGGGTAAAGACGGCGATGACAGACGACGAGATGGTTGTTGAGCTTCTGTTACGGCTAAAACATGCTGGAACTGATAAGCCGGCGACGAAT CTACCTCCGTTACGATGGGGTAACCGTCAACGACGGTCTCGTTCCTCAAGATTCGCTGGCGGCGGTGGCGGTGTTGTTACCGTTTCGATGAAGAAAGACGTGGATTCCGTTAGAGCTAGTCCGAAGACTCCTCTCTCATGGAGTGGTGGATCTGGTAGCCGTGGTGGATCTGGAAGTCGCGGCGGCTCTGCGTCTCCTTCCGCCGATGGATTTGAGGATACTAGTCGTCAAGCTAGCTGCTCTACGTCTACGGGATCTGGATCTAAG GTCTTTCCCACAAACGAAATCACTAGTTCTTTCTCcaggagattgaagaaaaaGAGG TCATCTTCTGAGCTTAAGAACGAAGAGAACTTAAAGTTGAAAGAAAGACTTGACCTTGAAAAG GAGATTGCAAGTCTCCGAGCAACATTCAACGAACAAAACGTAAGGAATCAAAGATTGAAGAGGATTAAG ctTGACTTGAGTTCAGGCCGTGTCAAGAACGAGACTCGGGTTGATATCATTCATAAACCACAACCCGTACCAAAATCTTGCAGAGTAGAGGGTGACTCGGAAAATCAGGGGAGTGTCTTCTTCCTCCCTGATCTTAACATGGTACCATCAGAGGAAGAGATATTGTACGGTACCAGCTAG
- the LOC104730068 gene encoding uncharacterized protein LOC104730068 yields MGKPTAKKKNPETPKDASGGGGGKSGKTYHRSTSRAFDEDMEIFISRALELKEEGNKLFQKRDHEGAMLSFDKALKLLPKEHIDVAYLRTSMASCYMQMGLGEYPNAISECNLALEASPRYSKALLRRSRCYEALNKLDYAFRDARIVLNMEPENVSANEIFDRVKKVLVDKGVDVDEMEKSFVDVQPVGAARLKKIVKERLRNQKKKKKSGGKDEELKINRGVVDSPKLVDMVESPKLVDKANEAESRNKPKEEKSDKLDIDGKTGGNREDKKTSFKGDKGQKKKSGGNKAREERKLEDKVVVMDKEVIATEIVEGGGNKKEEATVTRTVKLVHGDDIRWAQLPLDSSVRLVRDVIRDRFPALRGFLIKYRDTEGDLVTITTTDELRLAASTHDKLGSLRLYIAEVNPDQEPTYDVMNNSESTDKVSKRLSSFADNGSVGEYMGSDKASMCFENWIYQFAQLFKNHVGFDSDSYLDLHNLGMKLYTDAMEDAVTGEDAQGLFEIAAEKFQEMGALALFNWGNVHMSKARKQVCFPEDASREAIIEAVEAAFVWTKKEYNKAAEKYEEAVKVKPDFYEALLALGQEQFEQAKLCWYHALKSKVDLESEASQEVLTLYNKAEDSMERGMQIWEEMEERRLNGISKLDKHKNMLQKMELDELFSEASEEESVEQAANMSSQINLLWGSLLYERSIVEYKLGLPTWDECLEVAVEKFELAGASATDIAVMIKNHCSSEGALEGMGFKIDEIVQAWNEMYDAKRWQMGVPSFRLEPMFRRRAPKLHDILENVFSGPA; encoded by the exons ATGGGAAAGCCAacggcaaagaagaagaatccagagACGCCAAAAGATGCTTCCGGCGGCGGCGGAGGCAAGTCTGGGAAGACTTACCATCGTTCTACTTCGAGGGCTTTTGACGAAGATATGGAGATTTTCATTAGCAGAGCACTTGAGCTCAAAGAAGAAGGTAACAAGCTGTTCCAGAAACGCGACCACGAAGGAGCCATGTTGAGTTTCGACAAAGCCTTGAAGCTCTTGCCTAAAGAACATATCGATGTAGCTTATCTGAGAACCAGCATGGCTTCTTGTTATATGCAAATGGGATTAGGTGAGTATCCGAATGCGATTAGCGAATGTAATTTGGCTTTGGAAGCTTCTCCTAGGTACAGTAAGGCTTTACTTAGGCGTTCTCGGTGTTACGAGGCTTTGAATAAGTTGGATTACGCGTTTAGGGATGCTCgtattgttttgaatatggAGCCGGAAAACGTGTCTGCAAATGAAATCTTTGATAGGGTGAAGAAGGTTTTGGTGGATAAAGgtgttgatgttgatgaaatGGAGAAGAGCTTTGTTGATGTTCAGCCTGTTGGCGCTGCTCGTTTGAAGAAGATTGTTAAGGAGAGGTTgaggaatcagaagaagaagaagaagagtggtgGGAAGGATGAGGAACTGAAGATCAACAGAGGTGTGGTTGATAGTCCAAAGCTTGTTGACATGGTTGAGAGTCCAAAACTTGTTGACAAGGCAAACGAAGCTGAGAGCAGAAATAAGCCAAAGGAGGAAAAGAGCGATAAGTTAGATATTGATGGAAAGACTGGTGGCAATAGAGAAGATAAGAAAACAAGTTTCAAGGGTGATAAAggacagaaaaagaaaagtggtGGTAATAAGGCTAGAGAAGAGAGGAAGCTGGAGGATAAGGTTGTTGTCATGGACAAAGAGGTCATTGCCACTGAGATTGTTGAAGGCggaggaaacaaaaaagaagaggcAACGGTTACTAGGACTGTCAAGCTGGTACATGGAGATGATATAAGGTGGGCACAACTGCCGCTGGATTCTAGTGTTAGACTTGTAAGAGACGTAATCAGGGATCGCTTTCCTGCTCTTAGGGGTTTCCTCATTAAATATAGGGATACAGAAGGTGATTTGGTAACCATTACCACAACAGATGAGCTGAGACTAGCTGCTTCTACTCATGATAAACTTGGCTCCCTTAGATTATATATAGCAGAAGTTAACCCCGACCAAGAACCAACCTATGACGTCATGAACAATAGTGAATCAACTGACAAGGTTTCCAAGAGGTTGAGCAGCTTTGCGGACAATGGAAGTGTCGGAGAATACATGGGGTCTGACAAAGCATCTATGTGCTTTGAGAACTGGATTTACCAGTTTGCGCAGTTGTTCAAGAACCATGTTGGGTTTGATTCTGATTCGTACTTGGACCTTCATAACCTTGGGATGAAGCTGTATACGGACGCAATGGAGGATGCTGTCACTGGTGAAGATGCACAAGGACTCTTTGAAATCGCTGCTGAAAAGTTCCAAGAAATGGGTGCACTAGCTTTGTTTAACTGGGGTAACGTTCACATGTCAAAGGCAAGGAAGCAGGTCTGTTTTCCTGAGGATGCCTCGAGAGAAGCTATAATAGAAGCAGTTGAGGCTGCATTTGTGTGGACAAAGAAGGAGTACAACAAAGCTGCAGAGAAATATGAAGAAGCGGTTAAGGTTAAACCTGATTTTTACGAAGCTCTTCTAGCACTTGGGCAAGAGCAGTTTGAGCAGGCAAAGCTTTGCTGGTATCATGCACTCAAAAGCAAGGTAGACTTAGAAAGTGAGGCCTCCCAGGAGGTCCTGACGCTCTATAACAAAGCTGAAGATAGTATGGAGAGGGGTATGCAGATTTGGGAAGAAATGGAAGAACGTCGTCTAAATGGAATCTCCAAGTTAGATAAACATAAAAACATGTTGCAGAAGATGGAGTTAGATGAATTATTTAGCGAAGcttcagaagaagaatctgTGGAGCAGGCAGCTAATATGAGTTCTCAGATTAACCTCTTGTGGGGTTCGCTGCTATATGAACGCTCTATTGTGGAGTACAAGCTCGGATTACCAACTTGGGATGAATGTTTGGAGGTTGCAGTGGAGAAATTTGAACTAGCTGGAGCTTCTGCAACTGATATAGCTGTGATGATTAAGAATCATTGTTCAAGCGAGGGTGCACTTGAAG GTATGGGGTTCAAGATTGATGAAATAGTACAGGCATGGAATGAGATGTATGATGCCAAGAGATGGCAGATGGGTGTTCCATCTTTCCGGCTAGAACCAATGTTCCGGAGACGTGCCCCAAAACTGCATGATATCTTAGAGAATGTATTTTCAGGGCCTGCTTGA